The proteins below are encoded in one region of Segatella copri:
- the lepB gene encoding signal peptidase I, whose protein sequence is MKTAGKFLIALVLSLLLAWAVRTYVFTIFSVPQGGLPPQLKAGNRVIVNRIDYENFGRGDVVVFTDTVVYQPKNQRRKRVFESHFIGRIEKLPGDTLRIDTMQFVIPTICCKRCGCKDCRFYLLKTPTGQQLVHKHQMIGKAFKLF, encoded by the coding sequence TTGAAGACTGCCGGCAAATTCCTAATAGCATTGGTGTTGTCGCTGCTCCTGGCTTGGGCAGTGCGCACCTATGTCTTTACTATCTTCTCGGTGCCTCAGGGCGGGCTTCCGCCCCAGCTGAAGGCAGGCAACCGGGTGATAGTGAACAGGATTGACTACGAAAATTTCGGGCGTGGCGATGTGGTTGTTTTCACCGATACGGTGGTTTACCAGCCCAAGAACCAGCGCCGCAAGCGCGTCTTCGAGTCTCATTTCATAGGCAGGATAGAGAAGCTTCCGGGTGATACGCTGCGCATCGACACCATGCAGTTCGTCATTCCAACCATCTGCTGCAAGCGCTGCGGCTGCAAGGATTGCCGCTTCTATCTCTTGAAGACGCCAACCGGCCAGCAGCTCGTTCATAAGCATCAGATGATAGGCAAAGCCTTTAAGCTGTTCTAG
- a CDS encoding WbqC family protein: MKALLSSTYFGPIQWYQKLNRYDECLIERHESFIKQTYRNRMIIPTTNGPLSLTIPTNHDISLSMKDIRISDHANWRHVHWNALLSAYGESPFFEYYQDDIRPFYEKKYEFLFDFNMETTEKMIELLDIRPRISVTEEYIQREEMGAENEIKDFRDAIRPKKPLPDPEFESKRYYQVYEQKYGFQPNMSILDLLFNEGNEAIFFL, from the coding sequence TTGAAAGCCCTTCTTTCTTCCACATATTTCGGCCCCATCCAGTGGTACCAGAAGCTGAACCGCTACGATGAATGCCTGATAGAGCGCCACGAGAGCTTTATCAAGCAAACCTATCGTAACCGTATGATCATCCCTACCACCAACGGCCCCCTCTCGCTCACCATCCCCACCAATCACGACATCTCTCTGTCGATGAAGGACATCCGCATCTCCGACCACGCCAACTGGCGCCACGTGCACTGGAATGCGCTCCTTTCCGCTTATGGCGAGAGCCCTTTCTTCGAGTATTATCAGGACGACATCCGCCCTTTCTACGAGAAGAAATACGAGTTCCTCTTCGATTTCAACATGGAGACTACAGAGAAGATGATAGAACTCCTCGACATCCGTCCCAGGATTTCGGTTACCGAAGAGTACATTCAGCGTGAAGAAATGGGAGCAGAGAATGAAATCAAGGATTTCCGCGATGCGATTCGTCCCAAGAAACCTCTTCCTGACCCCGAATTCGAGTCGAAGCGCTATTACCAGGTTTACGAGCAGAAATACGGTTTTCAGCCCAATATGAGCATCCTTGACCTCCTTTTTAATGAAGGCAACGAGGCGATATTCTTCCTATAA